GAGGAGCGGCTGGAGGCCGCGAAATATCCGGCGCTCGACATTCGCGAGAGCGAGCGGGAGGAGGGCGTCGAGATCGTCGCAAAGCTCGCGGCCACCAGCGTCGAGGCGAAGGAGCTCGACGCCATCGTCGACGCGCTGGGCAAGCTCGACAGCGTCGCCCACGCCACATGGACGTCGCGCGCCTCCGATTGATCCCGGTCGCATTACGGCGACACATGCTCTTGCCCCTCCCGGCGACCTCCTGTAAGAGCGGTCGCAGGCGAAGCGCTCGGCGTTTCGCCGGGACGGCCTCGTGGCGGAGTGGCTACGCAGAGGACTGCAAATCCTTGTACTCCGGTTCGAATCCGGACGAGGCCTCCATTCCCATCGCGGCAAAATCCGCCTATAAAATAAGCGAAGCTTTCAGACTGGCGAGGTCACGCGTCAGATCCGGCGCGCCGCCGCATCGGCGCAGCGTTTTTTTGCGTACGAGGAGAGGGGGAACGATGCTTCACGCTTTGATTGCCGACGCCCAGGCCCGGCTCGACAACGCCCGCCGAGAACTGCGTCTCGCCGCCGTCAATTTCGAGGTGCCGGACGAACAGCTTCTCGAGCTGCGCGCCAATGCGCGCAAGGTCTATGACGAACTTGCGGCGCTCGACCGCAAGAAGCTGAAAAAGGGCCTTTTTGGCTTTCTCAAGCTTTGGTGATCGGCGCCTTCTGAACGATCAGCGTCTTGTTTCCGAGGCGGCCGCGCTCTCCATAATAGCGTGAGAGGGCGCGGCGCGCGCGTCGCCCCAGGCGATGAGGAAGCAAGATGATTAGCCCCGACACCCCTCCGGGCACGGAGATTGTCTGCGTCGAGGCCGGTCCCGGGCGTTATGGCGACGGCGGCCTGCGAAAGGGCGCGATCTATACGGTCGAACGGATTGCTCCCGCCATAGATGGCGGATTCGTCGTCGTGTTGACCGAAATTCCTCCCTGGGAAACCTATACGCCACCCTGGGGGCTTGTCGGCATCGGCTTCGAACTGCGGCGCTTTCGCTATCTCGACATTCCCGACTCCCTGATGAAGCTGCTGGAGGAGGCCGGGCGCGAAACGGAGACCGTCTAATTCGCGCGTCCGCTTTCAGGGCCAGGCGGCTCGGGCAGCAGGGGCGCCGCCGCGCCCGAGCGTCGGATGAAGGCTTGGGGATCGGGCGCGAGCGTCAGGTCGTCCCAGCTCCCGGCGAGATCAAAGACCATTTGCAAACCCTTTTCGCGCGGCTTGCCGGCGCCGTCGGCTTCTCGCGCCGCCGCCTTCAGGGCGAGGCTGCGTTCCGCGAAATTAGCGTCGCCCGTAAGACTCAATGCGAAGCCCGGTCCATAGGCGGCCGCCTCCTGCAGCGCGCCGACGCCATTTTCGAACAGAAGCGTCGCGCTGGCGCGGTCGACCGTCGAGCTTCCCGAACGAATGTCCTGCGCGCTCGCCAGAGGCCGCTTCTCGAAGCGGCGCAACGCGCGCTCGAAATCGACGCCGGCTATCTCTCCGTCCTTCAAGGCGAGAGTCGCGCGACCGGACAGATTTTTCGTAAGGTCGGCGATCGTCGCGCCTGAGGCGTCGAGCGTGAGCGTCGAGGTCAGGGAGCCGCCGACCGCCTCTTTGCCGAAGGCGTCCCAGAGAAAAGCGCGCGCGTCGACATTGGTGGTTTGCGTCGTGGCGTGGACCGCGAGCCCGCCGTCGCCGGCCGGCTTGAAGCTGGCATGCGCCTTCAACCGGCCGCGATAAGCCTGCGCCTCGGGGAGCGACAGGTCGAGCGCGCCGTCCCGGAGCGTCGCGGCGAGCACGGCGTCGTCGATCATCAGACGGCCAAGGCGGGCATGGGCCGCGGCGAGCCAAAGATCGACGTCGGCGCCGCCGAGGTCCGGCGGTTCGAGCGGCTCGTGACTCCATTGGCCGTCCGGGCCGACAAGGGCGGGCGCGTCCGCGAACATCGGCTTCAAGGCCACGAATTCGCTTTTCAGCGTCGCCGAGACATTCGGCCGTCCGTCTTCGTTCCGCACCGTCAATTCGCCGTCAAAGGCGTTGCCGTCGACGAGGACGTGCAAATCCTTGAGCGCCGCTTCACGGGCGTTCAGCGCCGCCTGCGCCGAAAATTGCGCGCCGCTGAAGGGGCCGGGCAGGGGAACGTCAATATTGAAGAGCCTCAAGGCTTCGCGCACGGACGCCGCCGAACCGGCGACGCGGCCCGCATATTGCGCCCTGGGAAGGGTCTGCGCGACGCCCTGCGCCTCGAGCCGCAGAGTCTCGCCGTCGAGCCGGGCCGTGACGACGGAAGGGTCGCCGCGAAGGAAAAGGCCGGGACGCGCGATCCAGGCCAAAAGTTGCAGGCGTTCGCCGCGCCAGTCGAAGACGCCGGTCAGGAGGGCCGGCTCGCCGATCTTGCGCCAGTCCAGCGCGCCCTCGATTTTCTCCGCCGCATATTCCGCGCCGCCGCGCCGCACGCGCAACGCCCCGTCCGTGATAGTCAAAACGCCGAGGCGAAAACCGTCGGTCGTCTGCGCTTCGACGCTGGCCGGTTTCGCGGCCGCGGCGCGCGCGGCGGCTCCAGGCGCGTCGACGGTCCGATCGAGATCGAGACGGGCGCGCGGGCGAACCAGGGCCACGCCGTCTATGTCGAGGCGTCCCGTAAGCAAAGGGAGCAGTTTCAGGACGCCGTGAAGCTGTTCGGCTTCAATCACCAGCGCGCCGTTGCGGTCGGCGAAGACAACCCCTTCGAGGGTCATGTGAGGCCGGGGCGTGAGCGCGAGTCGGGGATAGCCCCGAGCGGCGACATAGAGGCCGGTGGCGTTTTGAAGCTGGGCGTAGAGGGCCGACTTGGCGACGGTTGGCGAGTAGAGCCAGGGCGCGAGCCCCGCTGCGATGCCGATGACGGCGACAAAGGCCAGGACAATCCAGCGCAATATGCGCGCGCGCCTGCGCCCGCCGCCATCGGCCGCGGGCCGATGGTCACTGGAAGGATCGCTCTCCTTCGGGCGCAAACGCTTCTCTCCTACGCCTACCTCTCACCGCTTCTTGCGGGGAAGCGCGGCGAGAAAGTGGCGACGCGCCCAATCAGAGGGTCGATTTCGGCCGCCCGCCGTGGCGGCGCTCGCCATTCATGACCGCGAGGCGCCCTTGCGGGGTCTTCAGCGCCTTCTC
The nucleotide sequence above comes from Methylocystis parvus OBBP. Encoded proteins:
- a CDS encoding AsmA family protein yields the protein MRWIVLAFVAVIGIAAGLAPWLYSPTVAKSALYAQLQNATGLYVAARGYPRLALTPRPHMTLEGVVFADRNGALVIEAEQLHGVLKLLPLLTGRLDIDGVALVRPRARLDLDRTVDAPGAAARAAAAKPASVEAQTTDGFRLGVLTITDGALRVRRGGAEYAAEKIEGALDWRKIGEPALLTGVFDWRGERLQLLAWIARPGLFLRGDPSVVTARLDGETLRLEAQGVAQTLPRAQYAGRVAGSAASVREALRLFNIDVPLPGPFSGAQFSAQAALNAREAALKDLHVLVDGNAFDGELTVRNEDGRPNVSATLKSEFVALKPMFADAPALVGPDGQWSHEPLEPPDLGGADVDLWLAAAHARLGRLMIDDAVLAATLRDGALDLSLPEAQAYRGRLKAHASFKPAGDGGLAVHATTQTTNVDARAFLWDAFGKEAVGGSLTSTLTLDASGATIADLTKNLSGRATLALKDGEIAGVDFERALRRFEKRPLASAQDIRSGSSTVDRASATLLFENGVGALQEAAAYGPGFALSLTGDANFAERSLALKAAAREADGAGKPREKGLQMVFDLAGSWDDLTLAPDPQAFIRRSGAAAPLLPEPPGPESGRAN